The nucleotide window GAGATGGGCCGGCCGGAGATTCCTTGCACCCGCCTCCCGTTGTCATCAAGAAGTATGATGATGAATCGCCTGATCCGCATTGCTACAGCGATACTGCCTCTCGCGCTTGCTCCACTCCTTCTGTGGTTGATCGCCGGCGGGCACATCGACCTTGGCGGTGGTGAGAAGGATCTTGTCTGGATCCTCCCGTGGGTCTTATGGTCTCTGGTCTTTGCCCTGAGCTGCTTTGTTCTGTGGTGGCGAGGGTGGACTCACGCCCGATCGCTTAGACGATCGGCACTCATCGGCTTCGGCAGCGTCTTGTTAGCAGGCATCATCCTGGCTGCATTCGGACAGTTAGGAATCGCAGGGCTCTTCTAGCCGTCCGTGCAGTCGCAACGGTGGAAAACGCCCGAGTCGTCGCACTGATTTGGCATGGAATGACAATCACGATTACCTTGTGTGGCGCGATCGCGATGGAGCAACCCGGACTCGGAATCCGTCCACCAACACGAGGGATGAACAAATGAAGCAGTACGGCGCGGAATTTCTTGGAACGTTCTGGCTGGTGCTCGGGGGCTGTGGGAGTGCTGTGATCGCTGCTGCATTTCCGAACGTGGGTATTGGCCTACTTGGCGTTTCGCTAGCTTTCGGATTGACGCTTCTGACCATGGCGTTTGCCATAGGACACATCTCGGGTTGCCACATAAACCCCGCAGTCTCGGTCGGTCTCTGGGCCGCAGGTCGCTTCCCTGCAGCCAAGCTCGCTCCCTACATTGTAGCCCAGGTGCTCGGCGGCATCGTCGCGGGCGGAGTTCTTTATATCATCGCGAGCGGTGCGGCGGGATTCGACGTCTCCAACGGCTTTGCCTCGAATGGTTACGGAGCGCATTCACCCGGTGGCTACTCACTCCTCGCCGCGCTGGTCACCGAGGTTGTCATGACCATGTTCTTTCTCGTGATCATCCTTGGAGCTACCGACGATCGTGCTCCGGCCGGCTTTGCACCGATAGCTATCGGACTTGGATTAACGCTGATTCACTTGATCAGCATTCCGGTTACCAACACGTCCGTTAACCCTGCACGGAGCACAGGAGTCGCTCTCTTTGTTGGTGATTGGGCCGTCGCTCAGCTCTGGCTCTTCTGGCTGGCTCCAATCGTCGGTGGAGTACTTGGGGCGGTGGCGTACCGAATGATTGCCACCAAAGAGGACTGAGGCGGACGGATCTCGCGTCCCGCGAAACGGTCCGGCCGGCAGGAGACCTTGTCCGGGCCACCACCGGCACGTGCTTCGCCTGGTATGGCGCTCGCATTGCGCCGGCCGTGACACCGATTTCGTAGCGCGT belongs to Rhodothermales bacterium and includes:
- the aqpZ gene encoding aquaporin Z: MKQYGAEFLGTFWLVLGGCGSAVIAAAFPNVGIGLLGVSLAFGLTLLTMAFAIGHISGCHINPAVSVGLWAAGRFPAAKLAPYIVAQVLGGIVAGGVLYIIASGAAGFDVSNGFASNGYGAHSPGGYSLLAALVTEVVMTMFFLVIILGATDDRAPAGFAPIAIGLGLTLIHLISIPVTNTSVNPARSTGVALFVGDWAVAQLWLFWLAPIVGGVLGAVAYRMIATKED